The following are encoded together in the Bos taurus isolate L1 Dominette 01449 registration number 42190680 breed Hereford chromosome 10, ARS-UCD2.0, whole genome shotgun sequence genome:
- the OR6E1C gene encoding olfactory receptor family 6 subfamily E member 1C, which produces MLHTADWAFPAEARGATGNHTTVTEFILLGLSEACELQMLLFLGLLLTYLLTLLGNLLIVVLTLMDRRLHSPMYYFLRNFAVLEIWFTSVIFPKMLTNILTGNRTISLEGCFLQSFLCFFLGTTEFFLLAVMSFDRYVAICNPLRYVTIMSKRVCVQLVLSSWVTGFFIIIIPTFLTFQQPFCGPNIIDHFFCDSFPLLELVCADTSLIELLGFILANVSLLGTLSVTATCYGHILHTILRLPAAKERWKAFSTCSSHITVVSLVYGSCIFMYVRSGKGGQGEDRNKVVALLNTVVTPVLNPFIYTLRNKQVKQVFREQLNKLF; this is translated from the coding sequence ATGCTGCACACCGCTGATTGGGCATTCCCAGCAGAGGCCAGAGGAGCCACGGGGAACCACACCACTGTCACCGAGTTCATCCTGCTGGGGCTCTCAGAGGCCTGTGAGCTGCAGATGCTCCTCTTCCTGGGGCTCCTCCTGACCTACCTGCTCACTCTACTGGGGAACCTCCTCATCGTGGTCCTCACCCTCATGGACAGGCGCCTCCACTCCCCCATGTACTACTTCCTCCGCAACTTTGCCGTCCTAGAGATCTGGTTCACCTCGGTCATCTTCCCCAAGATGCTGACCAACATCCTGACTGGAAACAGGACCATCTCCCTGGAAGGCTGTTTCCTACAaagttttctctgtttcttcctgggCACCACAGAGTTCTTCCTACTGGCAGTGATGTCCTTTGACAGGTATGTGGCCATATGTAACCCCTTGCGTTATGTCACCATCATGAGCAAAAGGGTCTGTGTCCAGTTAGTTCTTTCTTCATGGGTCACAGGATTCTTTATCATCATCATTCCAACTTTCCTCACATTTCAGCAGCCCTTCTGTGGTCCCAATATCATTGATCATTTCTTCTGTGACAGCTTTCCACTCCTGGAACTCGTATGTGCAGACACAAGTCTGATCGAGCTTCTGGGTTTCATCCTGGCCAACGTCAGCCTCCTGGGCACTCTGTCTGTGACGGCTACCTGCTATGGCCACATCCTCCACACCATCCTGCGCCTCCCCGCAGCCAAGGAGAGGTGGAAAGCCTTCTCAACCTGTTCCTCCCACATCACTGTTGTCTCTCTCGTCTATGGCAGCTGCATCTTCATGTATGTCCGGTCGGGCAAGGGCGGCCAGGGGGAGGACAGGAACAAGGTGGTGGCCTTGCTCAACACCGTGGTGACCCCAGTGCTCAATCCCTTCATCTACACCCTCAGGAACAAACAGGTGAAGCAGGTGTTTAGGGAGCAGCTGAACAAGCTCTTCTAA
- the OR6E1 gene encoding olfactory receptor family 6 subfamily E member 1 yields MLHTADWAFPAEARGAMGNHTTVTEFILLGLSEACELQMLLFLGLLLTYLLTLLGNLLIVVLTLMDRRLHSPMYYFLRNFAVLEIWFTSVIFPKMLTNILTGNRTISLEGCFLQSFLYFFLGTTEFFLLAVMSFDRYVAICNPLRYVTIMSKRVCVQLVLSSWITGFLLNIIPGFLTFQQPFCGPNIIDHFFCDNFPLLELICADTSLMEILSFILANVSLLGTLSVTATCYGHILHTILHIPSAKERQKAFSTCSSHITVVSLFYGSCIFMYVRSGKGGQGEDRNKVVALLNTVVTPVLNPFIYTLRNKQVKQVFREQVNKLF; encoded by the coding sequence ATGCTGCACACTGCTGATTGGGCATTCCCAGCAGAGGCCAGAGGAGCCATGGGGAACCACACCACTGTGACCGAGTTCATCCTGCTGGGGCTCTCAGAGGCCTGTGAGCTGCAGATGCTCCTCTTCCTGGGGCTCCTCCTGACCTACCTGCTCACTCTACTGGGGAACCTCCTCATCGTGGTCCTCACCCTCATGGACAGGCGCCTCCACTCCCCCATGTACTACTTCCTCCGCAACTTTGCCGTCCTAGAGATCTGGTTCACCTCGGTCATCTTCCCCAAGATGCTGACCAACATCCTGACTGGAAACAGGACCATCTCCCTGGAAGGCTGTTTCCTACaaagttttctctatttcttcctgggcACCACAGAGTTCTTCCTACTGGCAGTGATGTCCTTTGACAGGTATGTGGCCATATGTAACCCCTTGCGTTATGTCACCATCATGAGCAAAAGGGTCTGTGTCCAGCTAGTTCTTTCTTCATGGATCACAGGGTTCCTTCTCAACATCATTCCAGGTTTCCTCACATTTCAGCAGCCCTTCTGTGGTCCCAATATCATTGATCATTTCTTCTGTGACAACTTTCCACTCCTGGAACTCATATGTGCAGACACAAGTCTGATGGAAATTCTAAGTTTCATCCTGGCCAACGTCAGCCTCCTGGGCACTCTGTCCGTGACGGCTACCTGCTATGGCCACATCCTCCACACCATCCTGCACATCCCCTCAGCCAAGGAGAGGCAGAAAGCCTTCTCAACCTGTTCCTCCCACATCACTGTTGTCTCTCTCTTCTATGGCAGCTGCATCTTCATGTATGTCCGGTCGGGCAAGGGCGGCCAGGGGGAGGACAGGAACAAGGTGGTGGCCTTGCTCAACACCGTGGTGACCCCAGTGCTCAATCCCTTCATCTACACCCTCAGGAACAAACAGGTGAAGCAGGTGTTTAGGGAGCAGGTGAACAAGCTCTTCTAA
- the OR6E1E gene encoding olfactory receptor family 6 subfamily E member 1E has product MGNHTTVTEFILLGLSEACELQMLLFLGLLLTYLLTLLGNLLIVVLTLMDRRLHTPMYYFLHNFAVLEIWFTSVIFPKMLTNILTGNRTISLASCFLQLFLYFFLGTTEFFLLAVMSFDRYVAICNPLHYVTIMSKRVCVQLALFSWIMGFLLIAIPCSIIFQQPFCGPNIIDHFFCDSFPLLELVCADTSLIELLGFILANVSLLGTLSVTATCYGHILHTILRLPAAKERWKAFSTCSSHITVVSLFYGSCIFMYVRSGKSSQGEDRNKVVALLNTVVTPVLNPFIYTLRNKQVKQVFREQVNKLF; this is encoded by the coding sequence ATGGGGAACCACACCACTGTCACCGAGTTCATCCTGCTGGGGCTCTCAGAGGCCTGTGAGCTGCAGATGCTCCTCTTCCTGGGGCTCCTCCTGACCTACCTGCTCACTCTACTAGGGAACCTCCTCATCGTGGTCCTCACCCTCATGGACAGGcgcctccacacccccatgtactacTTCCTCCACAACTTTGCTGTCCTAGAGATCTGGTTCACCTCAGTCATCTTCCCCAAGATGCTGACCAACATCCTGACTGGAAACAGGACCATCTCCCTAGCCAGTTGCTTTCTCCagcttttcctctatttcttcctggGTACCACAGAGTTCTTCCTACTGGCAGTGATGTCCTTTGACAGGTATGTGGCCATATGTAATCCTTTGCATTATGTCACCATCATGAGCAAAAGAGTCTGTGTCCAGTTAGCTCTTTTTTCATGGATCATGGGATTCCTTCTTATAGCCATTCCATGTTCCATCATATTTCAGCAGCCCTTCTGTGGTCCCAATATCATTGATCATTTCTTCTGTGACAGCTTTCCACTCCTGGAACTCGTATGTGCAGACACAAGTCTGATTGAGCTTCTAGGTTTCATCCTGGCCAACGTCAGCCTCCTGGGCACTCTGTCCGTGACGGCTACCTGCTATGGCCACATCCTCCACACCATCCTGCGCCTCCCTGCAGCCAAGGAGAGGTGGAAAGCCTTCTCAACCTGTTCCTCCCACATCACTGTTGTCTCTCTCTTCTATGGCAGCTGCATCTTCATGTATGTCCGGTCAGGCAAGAGCAGCCAGGGGGAGGACAGGAACAAGGTGGTGGCCTTGCTCAACACTGTGGTGACCCCAGTGCTCAATCCCTTCATCTACACCCTCAGGAACAAACAGGTGAAGCAGGTGTTTAGGGAGCAGGTGAACAAGCTCTTCTAA